A stretch of the Mycobacteroides immunogenum genome encodes the following:
- a CDS encoding TetR/AcrR family transcriptional regulator, whose product MGRKPQYSADDILDAALGLVAAGGPSAATATAIGRVLGAPSGSIYHRFSSRDELMARLWLRSIARYQDGILSALGWPDPDDALGAAISHAFDWTSENRNEALLLLQYEKADLVAHWPDTLATDLKSLNSRVRKALREYTERRYGAVTPELTDKVMFALIDMPYAAVRRHLPDKGEPAPWLREFVRSSAHTLLAQN is encoded by the coding sequence GTGGGGCGTAAGCCGCAATACAGTGCCGACGACATCCTGGATGCCGCGCTCGGCCTGGTGGCCGCCGGCGGTCCGTCAGCCGCCACGGCTACCGCGATCGGGCGCGTCCTCGGTGCCCCCTCGGGTTCGATCTATCACCGTTTCTCCAGCCGCGACGAACTCATGGCCCGACTGTGGCTGCGTTCCATCGCCCGCTACCAGGACGGAATCCTCAGTGCGCTCGGCTGGCCCGATCCCGACGACGCCCTCGGCGCCGCGATCAGTCACGCCTTCGATTGGACGTCAGAGAACCGCAACGAGGCACTGCTGTTGCTGCAGTACGAGAAGGCAGATCTGGTCGCGCACTGGCCCGACACTCTTGCCACCGATCTCAAGTCGCTCAACTCCCGCGTACGAAAGGCGCTGCGTGAGTACACCGAGCGCCGTTACGGCGCAGTCACTCCCGAACTGACGGACAAGGTGATGTTCGCGTTGATCGACATGCCGTATGCCGCCGTGCGCCGGCATCTACCCGACAAAGGCGAACCCGCGCCATGGCTGCGCGAGTTCGTGCGCAGCAGCGCCCACACTCTCTTGGCGCAGAACTAG
- the fadD8 gene encoding fatty-acid--CoA ligase FadD8: MPDPFDLLHGSINSGHLLVSALKRNADAPALVLGDVTLTGAQMADEISKYIQAFASLVPDPTDGQGMLALNRPEVLLVIGAGQLLGTRRTALHPLGSLDDHAYVLADAKISTLVIDPTPQFIERAAALVDKVPTLTRVLTLGPVPAELAEVGHDLIAAAASFRARPLAPINLSPDHINGLTYTGGTTGKPKGVIGTSQSILTMTQIQLAEWEWPERPKFLMCTPLSHAGAAFFMPTLMKGGSMVVLPKFDAGAVLAAIEEHKITATMLVPSMIYALLDHPDSHTRDLSSLQTVYYGASAINPVRLAEAIKRFGPIFAQYFGQSEAPMVISYLAKGDHDAKRLSSCGRPSAFLRTALLDENDRPVEQGEPGEICVAGPLVAGGYWGLPEQTADTFKNGWLRTGDVAREDEDGFWFIVDRTKDMIVTGGFNVFPREVEDVVAEHPSVAQVGVIGVPDEKWGEAVTAIVVLRADASSDEAAVALMTSEIQSAVKERKGSVQSPKHVIIADSLPLTALGKPDKKALRQKYATV, encoded by the coding sequence ATGCCTGATCCATTCGACCTGCTGCACGGGTCCATTAACTCCGGGCACCTGTTGGTATCTGCCCTCAAGCGGAACGCGGATGCCCCCGCACTGGTGCTTGGCGACGTGACCCTGACCGGTGCGCAGATGGCCGATGAGATCAGCAAGTACATCCAGGCCTTCGCGTCGCTCGTGCCCGATCCGACCGACGGCCAGGGCATGCTGGCACTGAACCGTCCCGAGGTGCTGTTGGTGATCGGAGCCGGGCAGTTGCTCGGCACCAGACGTACGGCGCTGCATCCACTCGGCTCGCTGGACGATCATGCCTACGTGCTGGCCGATGCCAAGATCAGCACCCTTGTCATTGACCCCACACCGCAATTCATCGAGCGCGCCGCTGCGCTGGTGGACAAGGTGCCGACACTGACCCGGGTGCTCACACTCGGACCGGTTCCGGCGGAGCTGGCAGAGGTGGGTCATGATCTGATCGCCGCGGCCGCGAGCTTCCGGGCCCGGCCGCTTGCGCCGATCAATCTGTCGCCGGACCACATCAACGGCCTCACCTACACCGGTGGCACCACCGGTAAGCCCAAGGGCGTCATCGGCACCTCACAGTCCATTCTCACCATGACGCAGATTCAGCTGGCCGAATGGGAGTGGCCCGAGCGGCCCAAATTCCTTATGTGTACCCCGCTTTCGCATGCCGGTGCCGCATTCTTCATGCCGACGCTGATGAAGGGCGGCTCGATGGTGGTGCTACCGAAATTCGACGCGGGCGCCGTGCTGGCGGCGATCGAGGAGCACAAGATCACCGCCACCATGCTGGTGCCGTCGATGATCTACGCACTGCTGGATCACCCGGATTCACACACGCGCGACCTGTCCTCGCTACAGACCGTCTACTACGGAGCATCGGCCATCAACCCGGTGCGGCTGGCAGAAGCCATCAAGCGATTCGGTCCGATCTTCGCCCAGTATTTCGGGCAATCCGAGGCGCCTATGGTGATCAGCTACCTGGCCAAGGGGGACCACGATGCCAAGCGGCTCTCCAGCTGCGGCCGGCCCTCGGCGTTCTTGCGCACCGCGCTACTTGACGAGAACGACCGGCCGGTCGAGCAGGGCGAGCCCGGAGAGATCTGTGTGGCGGGTCCGTTGGTGGCGGGCGGCTATTGGGGTCTGCCCGAGCAGACGGCGGATACCTTCAAGAATGGGTGGTTGCGCACCGGTGATGTCGCCCGCGAAGACGAGGACGGCTTCTGGTTCATCGTCGACCGCACTAAGGACATGATCGTCACCGGCGGCTTCAACGTCTTTCCGCGCGAGGTGGAAGACGTTGTCGCCGAGCATCCTTCGGTTGCTCAGGTCGGGGTCATCGGAGTGCCCGACGAGAAATGGGGCGAGGCGGTGACCGCGATCGTCGTGCTGCGGGCCGATGCTTCATCGGATGAGGCGGCAGTCGCGTTGATGACCTCAGAGATTCAGTCCGCGGTCAAGGAACGCAAGGGTTCGGTGCAGTCGCCCAAGCACGTGATCATCGCCGACTCATTGCCGCTGACCGCGCTGGGCAAGCCCGATAAGAAGGCGCTGCGCCAGAAGTACGCCACGGTCTAG
- a CDS encoding LLM class flavin-dependent oxidoreductase has protein sequence MRFQLLDIVFYLPNPATGELAPAAERLNRVVETAELAESLGFDSFAVGERHAGDVLSSAPTVLLGAVAAATNRILLSTGVTVLSLLDPVRAAEDFATIDQLSRGRLEIVIGKGNEDRQYPLMGLDIAKQYEYLQENYELLRRLLREEHVDWSGLHRHPLTDATTLPRPYDGPFRIWHGSATSTFAVELAAKWGDPIVTANALQPKENYRVLIDRYRDLYAQHGHDPAHLHVGAGSGGLYLADTTEQAIAQYRPIYEARLAQMAKLKDHPKAVGKFPSFESIEDAAERGPVLAGSPQRVAEKILEWHEAFGHEFQSISLSPEADFEEQKDTLRRFAEEVIPLVKAETESTLWGPRDALRAKGFTAS, from the coding sequence ATGCGCTTCCAGCTTCTCGACATTGTCTTCTATCTGCCCAACCCTGCGACGGGCGAGTTGGCCCCGGCGGCGGAGCGGCTGAATCGCGTGGTTGAGACCGCAGAGCTGGCCGAGAGTCTGGGATTCGATTCCTTTGCCGTAGGGGAGCGGCACGCCGGCGACGTCCTTTCCTCGGCGCCCACCGTGCTGTTGGGTGCGGTGGCCGCCGCGACGAACCGAATTCTGTTGTCCACCGGCGTGACCGTGCTATCCCTGCTGGACCCGGTGCGCGCGGCCGAAGACTTCGCCACCATCGACCAGCTGAGCCGCGGGCGTCTCGAGATCGTCATTGGGAAGGGCAATGAAGACCGGCAATATCCGTTGATGGGGCTGGACATCGCCAAACAGTACGAATACCTACAGGAAAACTACGAGCTGCTCCGGCGGCTGCTCCGCGAGGAACACGTCGACTGGTCCGGATTGCACCGGCACCCGCTCACCGATGCGACCACGCTGCCCCGGCCGTACGACGGACCGTTCCGGATCTGGCACGGCTCGGCCACCTCGACGTTCGCCGTTGAGCTCGCCGCCAAATGGGGCGACCCGATAGTCACCGCAAACGCCCTGCAGCCCAAGGAGAACTATCGGGTGCTGATCGACAGATATCGCGACCTGTACGCACAGCACGGCCATGATCCGGCGCACCTGCACGTGGGCGCCGGGTCTGGCGGGTTGTACCTGGCGGATACGACAGAACAGGCCATCGCCCAGTACCGGCCCATCTACGAGGCGCGGCTGGCGCAGATGGCCAAGCTCAAGGACCACCCCAAGGCTGTCGGCAAGTTTCCCTCCTTCGAATCCATCGAGGATGCGGCAGAACGTGGGCCCGTGCTCGCCGGTTCACCGCAGCGAGTGGCGGAGAAGATCCTGGAATGGCATGAGGCGTTCGGGCACGAATTCCAGTCGATCTCACTGAGTCCCGAGGCCGACTTCGAGGAGCAGAAGGACACCCTGCGTCGTTTCGCCGAGGAGGTGATCCCGCTGGTCAAAGCGGAGACCGAGTCCACGCTGTGGGGCCCGCGAGATGCGCTGCGGGCAAAGGGATTTACCGCGTCCTAA
- a CDS encoding VOC family protein, with amino-acid sequence MITELDSVLLDVPNLTEAKAAYSRLFDTSAPHPQLNLGLPDWAAHPGMLFRVDDLPSATRTADRRGLRLTAHGDLAAGEAHGLTLGLTGRPMAPTQTDGDSGQIDHLVLFSPNRDRIIATLCGRLGFDLRLDRVQSWGVHQLFFRCAGLVVEVVLRDDDPTGPDSLWGIAWRTSDIDASHARLTDAGVTLSAIRNGHKPGTRVATVKDRALAVPTILIEQR; translated from the coding sequence CTGATCACCGAACTGGACTCGGTGCTTCTCGATGTTCCAAATCTCACTGAGGCAAAGGCCGCGTACTCGCGGCTGTTCGACACCTCCGCGCCACACCCTCAACTGAATCTCGGGCTCCCCGACTGGGCAGCGCATCCCGGCATGCTCTTTCGCGTCGACGATTTACCGTCCGCGACCCGGACCGCCGATCGCCGCGGCCTCCGGCTGACCGCGCACGGAGATCTCGCCGCGGGCGAGGCCCACGGACTCACCCTCGGATTGACCGGGCGGCCGATGGCACCGACTCAGACGGACGGCGACAGCGGCCAGATTGACCACCTGGTGCTCTTCTCGCCCAACCGCGACAGGATCATCGCGACATTGTGTGGACGGCTCGGCTTCGACCTGCGCCTGGACCGCGTGCAGTCTTGGGGCGTGCACCAACTGTTCTTCCGGTGCGCCGGCCTGGTGGTCGAGGTTGTGCTGCGTGACGACGACCCCACCGGCCCGGATTCACTGTGGGGGATCGCCTGGCGCACCTCCGATATCGATGCCTCACACGCACGCTTGACGGACGCGGGCGTGACGCTGAGCGCTATTCGCAACGGCCACAAGCCGGGAACGCGGGTCGCCACCGTCAAAGATCGCGCCCTGGCGGTCCCCACCATCCTGATCGAACAACGCTAG
- a CDS encoding helix-turn-helix domain-containing protein, with translation MPAGSPPTARVVQIIEMLAAATQPKSISEIAGNTGISRATATAVVNELETAGWVARDDQLRYRIGSALPRAAETTMPREAQNLLARVAAEAQAGATVSRISAKALTVVAKAQAGRRAVTGFAVGQSIPLAFPAGSAVMPWRSAAERAQWLGTAAGLSARSGQRLLQQVSDCGYVVYRPDHDDTGMVDLLSDLLGSVGSEVMEMALRERLLRQLARLTSRPYSRDELASDEVLPISYLAAPVFDGADAAYELQLGPLLPRATRVVREALIATLTRGARELSGVLGP, from the coding sequence ATGCCGGCCGGCTCACCACCGACAGCGCGTGTGGTCCAGATTATCGAAATGCTCGCAGCAGCAACACAACCCAAATCGATCAGCGAAATTGCGGGGAACACCGGTATTTCCCGCGCCACCGCAACCGCCGTGGTGAACGAGCTGGAAACAGCGGGCTGGGTGGCACGCGACGACCAGCTTCGCTATCGGATCGGTTCGGCATTGCCGCGTGCGGCCGAGACCACCATGCCCCGGGAGGCGCAGAATCTGCTGGCCCGCGTCGCCGCAGAGGCACAGGCGGGTGCGACGGTCAGTCGTATCAGCGCCAAGGCCTTGACCGTGGTCGCCAAGGCGCAGGCGGGGCGCCGGGCCGTTACCGGATTCGCTGTGGGCCAGAGTATTCCACTGGCATTTCCGGCAGGATCGGCGGTGATGCCATGGCGTTCCGCCGCGGAACGTGCCCAGTGGCTGGGTACCGCGGCGGGGCTGAGCGCGCGCTCCGGCCAGCGGCTCCTGCAGCAGGTTTCGGACTGTGGATACGTGGTTTACCGCCCCGATCACGATGACACCGGAATGGTCGACCTGCTCTCGGACCTGCTCGGTTCGGTGGGCTCGGAGGTGATGGAGATGGCACTGCGTGAGCGGCTGTTGCGGCAGTTGGCCCGCCTCACCTCGCGCCCCTATTCGCGCGATGAGCTGGCATCTGACGAGGTGTTGCCGATCAGTTATCTGGCGGCACCGGTGTTCGATGGCGCCGACGCCGCATACGAGCTCCAGCTGGGTCCGCTGCTGCCCCGAGCGACTCGCGTGGTGCGAGAGGCGCTGATCGCCACACTGACGCGGGGAGCGCGTGAGCTGTCGGGGGTGTTGGGACCCTAG
- a CDS encoding SDR family oxidoreductase gives MILDRFRLDGNVAVVTGAGRGLGAAIAEAFAQAGADVLIASRTESQLREVAEKVAAAGRQAEVVVADLSDTEASAALAQQAVDRFGRLDIVVNNVGGTMPKPFLDTTNEDLAEAFSFNVLNGHALLRSAVPHLLKSDNASVINITSTMGRLPGRAFLGYCTAKGALAHYTRTAAMDLSPRIRVNGIAPGSILTSALEVVAGNDEVRDTLEKNTPLHRLGDPTDIAAAAVYLASPAGSFLTGKVLEVDGGLIAPNLDIPLPDLA, from the coding sequence ATGATCCTGGACCGTTTCAGACTTGACGGCAATGTCGCCGTCGTCACCGGCGCGGGCAGAGGCCTCGGCGCGGCCATAGCGGAGGCCTTCGCGCAGGCGGGCGCGGACGTGCTGATCGCCTCACGCACCGAATCCCAGCTCCGGGAGGTCGCCGAAAAGGTGGCGGCGGCGGGACGACAGGCCGAGGTCGTCGTCGCAGATCTTTCCGATACCGAAGCCTCCGCGGCCCTGGCGCAGCAGGCAGTCGACCGGTTCGGGCGACTCGACATCGTCGTCAACAACGTGGGCGGCACTATGCCGAAACCCTTCCTGGACACCACCAACGAAGATCTTGCCGAGGCGTTCTCCTTCAATGTGCTCAACGGGCACGCACTCCTGCGCTCGGCCGTACCGCATCTACTCAAGTCGGACAACGCGTCGGTCATCAACATCACCTCGACCATGGGCCGGTTGCCGGGTCGGGCATTCTTGGGTTACTGCACCGCCAAGGGTGCGCTGGCGCACTACACACGTACTGCTGCAATGGATCTGAGCCCCCGAATCCGCGTCAACGGCATAGCTCCGGGTTCCATCCTCACGTCCGCCCTGGAGGTGGTTGCGGGTAACGACGAGGTCCGCGACACGCTGGAGAAGAACACGCCCCTGCACCGGCTGGGCGATCCGACCGATATCGCAGCGGCAGCGGTCTATCTGGCCTCACCGGCCGGCAGCTTTCTCACCGGCAAGGTACTCGAGGTCGATGGTGGTCTTATCGCCCCCAACCTCGACATCCCACTACCCGACCTCGCCTAG
- a CDS encoding NAD(P)H-dependent amine dehydrogenase family protein, with amino-acid sequence MTKTRVAVWGTGNVGQHALAGVISDPNMALVGVWVSGNKKAGKDAGELAGLDLATGVTATTDAAEILALKPDCVVYTAMTDNRLMEALEDLRSILAAGINVAASAPVFLQYPWGVLPENMLDPIETAAREGNSSIFVGGIDPGFANDLLPLALMGTCQRIDQVRCIEIVDYATYDSATVMFDVMGFGKPLDETPLLLQPGVLSLAWGSVVRQLAAGLGVELDAVTENYEKLPAPEDFDISSGHIPAGTMAALHFQVQGVKDGKVVTVLEHFTRLREDLAPDWPQPAHEGGTYRVEITGEPSYVLDLGSFSAHGDHNHANLIATAMRVVNAVPAVVAAEAGIRTTLDLPLITGKGRAG; translated from the coding sequence ATGACGAAAACACGGGTAGCCGTCTGGGGCACAGGCAATGTCGGCCAACATGCGCTCGCCGGAGTGATCAGCGACCCCAATATGGCGCTGGTCGGGGTATGGGTTTCCGGAAACAAGAAGGCGGGCAAGGATGCCGGTGAACTGGCCGGGCTAGACCTCGCCACCGGGGTGACTGCCACTACCGACGCCGCGGAGATCCTGGCACTCAAGCCCGACTGTGTCGTGTACACGGCCATGACCGACAACCGCCTGATGGAGGCACTGGAGGACCTGCGGTCGATCCTGGCCGCGGGAATCAACGTCGCCGCCAGCGCGCCGGTGTTTCTGCAGTACCCCTGGGGTGTGCTGCCGGAGAACATGCTCGATCCGATTGAAACAGCAGCACGAGAAGGTAACTCGTCGATCTTCGTCGGTGGTATCGACCCCGGGTTCGCGAACGATCTACTGCCGCTGGCACTCATGGGCACCTGCCAACGCATCGACCAGGTGCGCTGTATCGAGATCGTCGACTACGCCACCTACGACAGCGCGACAGTCATGTTCGATGTCATGGGATTCGGTAAGCCGCTGGATGAGACGCCTCTTCTGCTGCAGCCGGGAGTGCTGTCCCTGGCCTGGGGCTCGGTGGTACGGCAACTCGCGGCCGGCCTCGGCGTCGAACTGGACGCGGTCACGGAGAACTACGAAAAGCTACCTGCCCCAGAAGACTTCGATATCTCATCGGGGCACATTCCCGCAGGGACAATGGCCGCCCTGCACTTCCAAGTGCAGGGCGTCAAGGACGGCAAGGTGGTGACGGTGCTGGAGCACTTCACCCGGCTGCGCGAGGACCTCGCGCCGGACTGGCCGCAACCGGCACACGAAGGGGGCACCTACCGCGTCGAAATCACCGGAGAACCCAGTTACGTCTTGGATCTCGGTTCATTCAGCGCACACGGCGACCACAACCACGCCAATCTGATCGCGACCGCGATGCGGGTGGTCAACGCGGTACCCGCTGTGGTGGCAGCCGAAGCAGGCATCCGCACCACACTGGATCTGCCGCTGATCACCGGCAAGGGGCGCGCGGGTTAG
- a CDS encoding TetR/AcrR family transcriptional regulator: MSARDTLLASVTGLVRRRGVAGTGLNALLEDSGVSRRTIYLNFPGGKQELVAEATRLAGNELTAIIKAAGDDVDPARGIQLFIELWKAQLAETEMQAGCPVVAAVLGRTEAPEAAAVAADAFESWQKILTDRLARYDVDGETARSLARTMIAAIEGAVIMSIAAQSTEALDDVGERLAELVRLYVPAGAKPRPGID; encoded by the coding sequence ATGTCGGCACGGGACACCTTGCTCGCCAGCGTGACTGGTCTGGTGCGGCGCAGGGGTGTGGCGGGGACGGGTCTCAACGCACTCTTGGAGGACAGCGGTGTCTCGCGTCGCACCATCTATCTGAATTTCCCTGGCGGAAAGCAAGAACTGGTAGCCGAGGCGACCAGGCTGGCGGGGAACGAACTCACGGCCATCATCAAGGCGGCCGGCGACGACGTCGACCCCGCGCGCGGAATTCAGTTGTTCATCGAGCTCTGGAAGGCGCAGCTCGCCGAGACCGAGATGCAGGCCGGTTGCCCGGTGGTGGCGGCGGTGCTGGGACGCACCGAGGCGCCCGAGGCCGCCGCGGTGGCGGCGGACGCTTTCGAGAGCTGGCAGAAGATTCTCACTGACCGGCTGGCGCGCTACGACGTGGACGGCGAGACCGCCCGGTCGCTGGCCAGGACGATGATCGCGGCGATCGAGGGTGCCGTCATCATGTCGATCGCGGCCCAGTCGACCGAGGCTCTCGATGACGTCGGGGAGCGGCTGGCGGAGCTGGTGCGGCTATACGTGCCGGCCGGCGCGAAGCCGCGACCGGGCATCGACTAA
- a CDS encoding NADH:flavin oxidoreductase/NADH oxidase family protein — protein MKSALSEGLGDTTHGPDHRLVELYRRWGTGGFGLVVTGNVMVDRSHLGEPGNVVIEDDRHLEGLSRWAKATKDGGGLIWMQVNHPGRQANPLATASQPVAPSAIKMNVPGWQAPRELTDDEIEKIIDRYATTASIADAAGFDGVQIHGAHGYLVAQFLSPRTNLRTDHWGGDPERRMRFALEVVRRTRAAVSPGFSVAIKLNSADFQRGGFTEEESRAVIAALASEEVDLIEISGGTYESPAMEGRPLVTSASTRAREAYFLEYARTAREAAGDVPLAVTGGFRTAAAMSEAVRSGDCDVVGLGRPTTVNPEAADTVLTARRDKLTVPDASLPMPGWLARTGRAKSFLSALELQWHNTQLHRLGAGAEPDPTVGPWITALRLLKNNGVDAFRRRRSS, from the coding sequence ATGAAATCGGCCCTCAGCGAGGGGCTTGGCGACACCACCCACGGCCCGGATCATCGGCTCGTCGAGCTGTACCGCCGCTGGGGAACCGGCGGATTCGGGCTGGTCGTGACCGGCAATGTGATGGTCGACCGCAGTCATCTCGGCGAGCCGGGAAACGTCGTGATCGAGGATGACCGGCATCTCGAGGGCTTGTCCCGGTGGGCCAAGGCGACCAAAGACGGTGGCGGGCTGATCTGGATGCAGGTGAACCATCCAGGCCGGCAAGCCAACCCCCTGGCCACCGCATCTCAACCGGTGGCACCGTCGGCGATCAAGATGAACGTCCCCGGCTGGCAGGCGCCGCGAGAGCTCACCGACGACGAGATCGAGAAGATCATCGACAGGTACGCCACCACTGCCTCGATCGCCGATGCGGCCGGGTTCGACGGCGTGCAGATCCACGGCGCGCACGGCTATCTGGTGGCACAGTTCCTCTCTCCGCGCACCAACCTGCGCACCGATCACTGGGGCGGCGACCCCGAGCGACGCATGCGGTTCGCGCTCGAAGTTGTCCGGCGCACCCGCGCCGCCGTGAGCCCCGGGTTCTCGGTGGCCATCAAGCTCAACTCCGCGGACTTCCAGCGTGGGGGCTTCACCGAGGAGGAATCGCGAGCCGTCATTGCCGCGCTGGCCTCCGAGGAGGTCGACCTCATCGAAATCAGCGGCGGTACTTACGAATCACCAGCGATGGAAGGCCGGCCGCTGGTGACATCGGCGTCCACGCGGGCGCGCGAGGCCTACTTCCTGGAATACGCCCGCACCGCTCGCGAGGCGGCGGGCGATGTGCCACTCGCCGTGACGGGCGGATTTCGCACAGCAGCGGCCATGTCCGAGGCCGTGCGATCGGGCGACTGCGATGTCGTGGGACTCGGTCGGCCCACCACCGTGAATCCCGAGGCCGCCGACACTGTGCTCACCGCGCGTCGGGACAAGCTCACGGTCCCCGACGCATCCCTGCCCATGCCCGGCTGGCTGGCCAGAACCGGCAGGGCGAAGTCATTTCTCAGCGCACTGGAACTCCAGTGGCACAACACTCAGCTGCACCGGCTGGGGGCGGGCGCCGAACCCGACCCCACGGTGGGGCCCTGGATCACCGCGCTCCGGCTCCTCAAAAACAATGGTGTCGACGCATTTCGCAGAAGGAGAAGTTCATGA
- a CDS encoding nitroreductase family deazaflavin-dependent oxidoreductase gives MTDKTLRKFRRERAMGRYLLNPTVAALTKLGLRTALASELETTGRKTGQLRRVPVSVQFDATGAWLISQHGTRSGWGSNIAANPNVRLKQGNRWRTGTAQFRPDDDVVARGRKFGVIGARVVKALETTPISVRIDFTD, from the coding sequence ATGACCGACAAGACCTTGCGCAAGTTCCGTAGGGAGCGCGCCATGGGCCGCTACCTGCTCAACCCCACGGTCGCCGCGCTGACGAAGCTTGGCCTGCGCACGGCGCTTGCCTCGGAGTTGGAGACCACGGGCCGCAAGACCGGGCAGCTGCGGCGGGTCCCCGTCTCCGTGCAGTTCGATGCGACCGGGGCTTGGTTGATCAGCCAGCACGGCACCCGCTCGGGCTGGGGCAGCAATATCGCCGCCAACCCGAACGTCCGCCTAAAGCAGGGCAATCGGTGGCGCACCGGCACCGCCCAGTTTCGGCCCGATGACGACGTCGTCGCGCGGGGCCGCAAGTTCGGGGTCATCGGCGCACGCGTCGTGAAGGCGCTAGAGACCACACCCATCTCGGTGCGCATCGACTTCACCGACTAG
- the galT gene encoding galactose-1-phosphate uridylyltransferase produces the protein MADGREILYFDSSPTERVAVDQRDLPPVSTQSQIRFDPLLGDWVTLASHRQTRTFLPPTDLCPLCPSTPERPTEIPEPAYEVVAFENRFPSLSLHAQAPTAPARPGFGRCEVVCFTSDHDSSFAQLTPDRARLVVDVWAQRATELSGTAGIQQVYCFENHGEEIGVTLAHPHGQIYAYPFITAKTARILSNVETHRKQHGTNLFGEILAAEQAEGTRVVAANDEWTAFVPSFARWPYEVSLYPHRRVADIPDLDDAARTAFAELYLNVLRRFARRFDTPMPYIAAWNQAPTVTSSANRDDWWLHLELFSFRRAPGKLKYLAGSESGMGAFISDTTPEQVAAELRNVT, from the coding sequence TTGGCCGACGGCCGGGAGATTCTGTATTTCGACTCCTCGCCCACCGAGCGGGTTGCCGTGGACCAGCGCGACCTGCCCCCGGTTTCCACGCAGTCCCAGATACGGTTTGACCCGTTGTTGGGCGACTGGGTCACGCTCGCCTCTCATCGGCAGACGCGCACGTTTCTCCCACCGACCGATCTCTGCCCCTTGTGCCCGTCCACACCTGAGCGCCCTACCGAGATCCCAGAACCCGCATACGAAGTAGTGGCGTTTGAGAACCGCTTCCCCTCGCTGTCGCTGCACGCACAGGCGCCCACGGCGCCCGCACGCCCGGGATTCGGGCGCTGCGAGGTGGTCTGCTTCACCAGCGACCACGACAGCTCGTTCGCGCAGCTGACGCCCGATCGTGCGCGACTCGTTGTCGATGTATGGGCCCAGCGCGCAACGGAGCTGAGCGGAACCGCCGGAATCCAACAGGTCTATTGCTTTGAGAACCACGGTGAGGAGATAGGCGTCACACTGGCGCATCCACACGGGCAGATTTATGCGTACCCGTTCATCACCGCCAAGACCGCGCGCATCCTGTCCAACGTCGAGACACATCGAAAACAGCACGGCACCAATCTTTTCGGAGAGATTCTTGCCGCAGAACAAGCCGAAGGCACTCGGGTGGTGGCCGCGAACGACGAGTGGACGGCATTTGTGCCGTCCTTTGCGCGGTGGCCGTATGAGGTTTCGCTCTATCCTCACCGGCGGGTCGCCGACATCCCGGACCTCGACGATGCCGCACGCACGGCCTTCGCCGAACTGTATCTGAATGTGTTGCGACGCTTTGCCCGTCGCTTCGACACCCCGATGCCGTATATCGCGGCCTGGAATCAGGCGCCCACGGTCACCTCCAGCGCGAACCGAGACGATTGGTGGCTGCACCTGGAACTGTTCTCCTTCCGGCGGGCACCCGGCAAGCTCAAGTACTTGGCGGGGTCGGAAAGCGGCATGGGAGCGTTCATCAGCGACACCACCCCCGAGCAGGTCGCCGCCGAGCTTCGGAACGTCACATGA